In Fusarium fujikuroi IMI 58289 draft genome, chromosome FFUJ_chr08, one genomic interval encodes:
- a CDS encoding related to lysophosphatidic acid acyltransferase endophilin/SH3GL, involved in synaptic vesicle formation produces the protein MHFTKKIDRAFQWAGERMGGEARTAHSDEFKNLETEMALRQDGMERMQRSMSGYVKWLSQRNELLDNKERGTPMAALGRTMATHGEDFEQESEFGNCLLSLGRANERIGGIQDSYVDCANATWLDNLERSLAMMREYQNARKKLENRRLAYDASTNKLQKARRDDFRIEEEVRMNKAKFEETSEDVLRRMQDIKESEVDNITSLTQFLDAELDYHERCAEELRRVRQNWAGAASSPTSAPKIGRSRSNTARSWQEPRHQAVYEEPEAEQEPARIPNRSPGSRLAPPPPQPARPPIGRASTFEGRSSSTATPLANLRVPGAPLARVATDSGSYGRHDDVFSDDVSTSRSGSPDWEHRAASPATSYGSLSRSTSGLALGKKPPPPPPNRAKKPPPPPPTRRENLGY, from the exons ATGCATTTCACAAAGAAGATTGACCGAGCCTTTCAATGGGCTGGTGAAAGGATGGGTGGTGAAGCCCGAACGGCTCATTCTGATGAGTTCAAGAACCTAGAGACCGAAATGGCTCTCCGTCAAGACG GCATGGAGCGCATGCAACGATCAATGAGCGGCTACGTTAAATGGTTGTCTCAACGCAACGAGCTTCTGGATAACAAAGAGCGCGGCACTCCCATGGCGGCTCTTGGCCGTACAATGGCTACCCATGGCGAGGATTTCGAGCAAGAGTCCGAGTTCGGAAACTGCCTGTTGTCCTTGGGTCGCGCCAACGAGCGCATTGGTGGCATCCAAGATTCCTACGTAGACTGCGCCAATGCCACTTGGCTGGACAACCTCGAGAGGAGTCTGGCAATGATGCGAGAGTACCAG AACGCCcgcaagaagcttgagaaccGCCGTCTCGCCTACGACGCCAGCACCAACAAGCTGCAAAAGGCCCGCCGCGACGATTTCCgcatcgaagaagaagttcgCATGAACAAGGCCAAATTTGAGGAGACCAGCGAGGATGTCCTTCGTCGTATGCAGGACATCAAGGAATCCGAGGTGGACAACATTACATCCCTGACCCAATTCCTCGACGCTGAGCTCGATTACCATGAGCGCTGCGCCGAAGAGTTGCGTCGTGTTCGCCAGAACTGGGCTGGAGCTGCGTCTTCGCCTACCAGTGCTCCCAAGATCGGTCGAAGCCGATCAAACACCGCTCGTTCTTGGCAAGAGCCTCGCCATCAGGCGGTCTACGAGGAGCCAGAGGCTGAACAAGAACCTGCTCGCATTCCCAACCGTTCCCCCGGAAGCCGTCTTGCGCCTCCCCCTCCCCAACCTGCACGACCCCCGATTGGACGCGCCTCAACATTTGAAGGCCGCTCCTCATCTACAGCTACACCACTGGCCAATCTCAGAGTTCCAGGTGCTCCCCTTGCTCGCGTTGCTACTGACAGCGGTTCATACGGACGCCACGATGATGTATTCTCTGACGATGTTTCAACAAGCAGAAGCGGCAGCCCTGACTGGGAACACCGCGCTGCCAGCCCTGCGACTAGCTATGGAAGTCTAAGCCGAAGCACAAGCGGCCTGGCTCTCGGAAAGAAGCCACCGCCTCCCCCTCCCAACCGAGCCAAGAAGCccccgcctcctcctcctacAAGAAGGGAGAACTTGGGATATTGA
- a CDS encoding related to cyclin CCL1, giving the protein MATEDERYRQSSQYRLWSFTPANLQELRAKTNSLAREQIAPRLATDPPPDFLTPDEEIRLVKFFTVELIRAATFCELPTEIRATAAIFLRRFYVTNSVMTYPATELLKTSLFFGCKAEGFFYKLNAFSDKFPKTTGEQILAGEFLLCQGIRFAFDVRHPFRALEGAILELRRKLPDEETRINKAHARARDILKFSPLLTDAYFHYAPSQIMMAALSMVDHGLLDTLIPTPGQGGNASQESAFANMRDKILGAVDGCRKMLEEEPPERMTEYWGTPEIVKAMKPLRKKLQKCRDPDRADLVNLQRARREQVMNKEKKAAANEDGTVFGDDLRETKRVKLESADPFGPPL; this is encoded by the exons atgGCGACGGAGGACGAGCGCTACAGGCAGTCGAGCCAATATCGGCTCTGGTCGTTCACGCCGGCGAACCTTCAAGAATTGCGCGCAAAAACAAACTCCCTCGCCCGAGAACAGATCGCTCCTCGACTTGCGACAGATCCTCCGCCCGATTTCCTCACTCCCGACGAAGAGATACGCCTCGTCAAGTTCTTCACCGTCGAGCTTATTCGCGCGGCTACATTCTGCGAGCTTCCTACCGAGATTCGAGCGACGGCCGCTATCTTTCTGCGACGGTTCTACGTGACCAACTCGGTCATGACCTACCCTGCGACCGAACTCCTCAAAACATCACTCTTCTTTGGATGCAAGGCTGAAGGTTTCTTCTACAAACTCAATGCCTTTTCGGATAAATTCCCAAAGACAACCGGCGAGCAGATTCTGGCGGGAGAGTTTCTTCTCTGCCAGGGAATCCGCTTTGCTTTTGATGTGCGACATCCGTTCAGAGCGCTCGAGGGTGCTATCCTGGAGTTGAGAAGGAAGCTACCAGATGAAGAGACGCGAATCAATAAGGCGCATGCCCGCGCTCGAGACATTCTCAAGTTCAGTCCTTTGTTGACAGACGCATATTTCCATTATGCGCCGAGTCAAATCATGATGGCGGCGCTTTCCATGGTAGATCATGGACTGCTCGACACTTTGATCCCGACTCCTGGTCAAGGCGGCAATGCTAGCCAGGAATCGGCATTTGCAAACATGCGAGACAAGATTCTAGGAGCTGTAGACGGCTGCCGCAAGATGCTTGAAGAGGAACCTCCCGAGAGAATGACCGAGTACTGGGGAACG CCCGAAATCGTCAAAGCGATGAAACCACTTCGAAAGAAACTGCAGAAATGTCGTGATCCCGATCGAGCGGACCTGGTCAATCTTCAACGAGCGAGACGAGAACAGGTTatgaacaaagaaaagaaggcgGCAGCCAACGAGGACGGCACAGTATTTGGGGATGATCTCCGAGAGACAAAGAGAGTGAAACTGGAAAGCGCCGATCCATTTGGACCTCCTCTCTGA